One region of Salvelinus namaycush isolate Seneca chromosome 3, SaNama_1.0, whole genome shotgun sequence genomic DNA includes:
- the LOC120044176 gene encoding liver-expressed antimicrobial peptide 2-like: protein MRTAQYIALFMFLTLLCPIQVQTAPVPEDWTGLITRAKRSLLWRWNTLKPVGASCREHDECGTKYCRKKICSFQVFTS, encoded by the exons ATGAGGACAGCACAGTACATTGCCCTCTTCATGTTCCTGACTCTGCTCTGCCCAATCCAG GTGCAGACCGCTCCTGTGCCTGAGGATTGGACGGGCCTGATCACCCGAGCCAAGCGCTCTCTCCTTTGGCGATGGAATACTCTGAAGCCTGTTGGCGCAAGCTGCAGAGAGCACGACGAGTGTGGGACCAAATACTGCAG GAAAAAGATCTGTTCATTCCAGGTTTTTACATCTTGA